The window acatgttctatcttttattgttaagtttgctcttatatgctttagttgaagttgttacctctcttattgtcttgttacctcttttattgttaaatttactcttatttgaagttgtcatctcgtggaaataccttcattttcAGTTGTTGAAGTTTAAGTTGTGAAAGCTATTAAAACATTGAgattgaagttgttgattattaAGATATCTTTCCTCGTTGAGTATTTCTCATTCACTTTGCTATCATTGAGATTCTTGTTCACATTattgttgagtcgtgggctatatgttgtggtaacattggtattattgattttggcaagttatgccatatgggcacatgtggtgtgagttgttattgtattgtgatattgatgtgcatgcggcggtataaggataggggttgacctggcctcgtcactaccctaccgaggttaggctagatacttactgggtactattgtgatatactcatgctatgcttttgcacatatttgtgcagatccaagtacatctgCTCATGCCGGACGCCAGTGATCATTTAGTAATTttcggagatttcaaggtatacctgctcggcccttgcaggcctcggagtcaccttatgTTATTTCCTTTACTATTGTTTATCCTATTATCAGACAGTGTTGTATTAAAGATTTTAGTACATTccatagagcttatgactcagtttcacCGGTTTTGGGGATTTTGTTCTGATGCTCCGTTTTGGAGTTATTATGAGCTTTATCTTTTTACTTTATTACCTTATTTTGTTATTTCTGTTATGCTATCAATgaatgttaggattacctagtcttagagactaggtgccatcatgacatcctaagaTGGGAaatttggagtcgtgacaagttcgtatcaaatctataggttcataggtgttacgagtcataatcaattttagtagagtcttgcggatcggtatagagacgtcagtgattatcttcgagaggcttccTTATTATTaagaaattccacttctttgattccctATCGTTCGAATTTGTTAATTTCAAAATCTGAGTCTTGTctatctattctctcacagatggtgaggacacgcactgctggATCTGATGATTAGACActcaccccctgctagagccgggCAAGGCCAGGGCAGAGGCCGATGAGGGGCACATGCTGCAGCCTGAGCACCTGCCTGAGCAGTGACTGAGGAGCCTCcaatagctccggttggggggGCAGGCACCCGAGGTGCTTGTTACttcccctggacttcaggagaccctagcaCAAATTTTGAGCATGTTCGACACTCTATCTTATGAGGGATTGACTCCCTTTGCACCAGCTATatctcaagctgggggaggagctcagactcctgcgACCCATACTCTAGATAAGCGAGTTCATATTGATCAGGTTCTGAGTGTCATGCCAGCATAACCCGTTATTCAGGTTCAGCCCGAGGTCAGGCTagaggcatctgaggaggagcagagtagacttgagaggttcaagaagtatgatcctcctactttcagtggcacaactactaAGGATGCGTAGGGTTTTCAAGAGAGGTGCCACCatattctccacaccatgggtattgtggaggtgagcggagtagctttcactacatttcaactatcaaaagcagcgtatcggtggtggcaggCTTACGAGCAGGGTCAGCTAGTTGATGCAaccccactcacttgggctcaattttcagagatgttcttgagggagtttgttctccTTCCGGATGCATGGCGTACTGAGTTTGAGAAGCTGCGTCAGGGGACTATGTTATTGTCAGAGTATGCTCTAAGATTGAGTGAGTTGTCCCGACATGCTCCTGCCTTGGTTTCTATAGTCAGAGAGAGAGTCCACAAATTCATCAAGGGactcagttatggtcttagattcagcagggctcgagagttggagacggaTACTCTGTttcagtaggtggtagagatcgcgtGGAAGCTGGAGATTATGCGAggctgagagagagagagagagagagagagagagagagagagagagagagagagagagagagagagagagagagagagagagagagagagaggacagggagacCAAGATGCCTCAAGGTACTGGAGGATTTAGTAGTGGCTACACTGTAGTTTTAGCCCAACATGGATGGGGATATGTGAGTCggccagttcattcagcacttccagcttctagtagtGCTCCTGCTATacttgtaaggccccataaatgtTCGCCAAGGATTTAAGTTTTTATGTTGCCAAGGTAAGATAATGCGCCACAGTACGGATTTTCGAATTGTGCAATGCATTATGGAGTTGGTAGAAGAATTTGCAAAAAATAACGattttgtggtccattatgctaCCGCAGATCTGTTccactgaccacataagcaacacgaaatgaatcagaagcaactcaaatttgaagaccattttgtggccattctacTTGCCACATATCCATTCTGCTACTGCAAAATTACATCGCGGATCTGACCATATCCAACCAGGAATTTGAAGatcattttgtggccattctacTAGTCGTATATCTATTCTGCTATCGCAAAATTGCATTGCGAAATTGACATACCATTTTGTTGATATTCTGCATTTATAGATCTGTTCTGCTACTACggaattgcaccacataattgacatTAGGGggttatttttggaaattttctaatccgactctattttgatataaggcctcaGAGGGTCATTTTATAAACTATATCTTGATGTTTTAGAGTGAGTATACTAATTTAGAGAGAGGGagaagatctattaaattctacTCCTCAATGTTTTGCTCTACTCTTAGAAATTCATGAAGGAAAGAACTAAAATCTTCTATTAAAGAGGTAGGACCTTACCCCAACTCACATGCAATGTCGTACTATGCAATTATGAGTAAGTTTTTTCATTTTGGGGGGTTTATAGGATGGTGATCAAAAGCCTAGCCCTCTATTTTGAATTTGGGGTGTGTGAGGAGAATATGGGATATGGTTCTTTATTTGGGGATGTGTCTTTGGTTATCCATATATCAATGAAGGTGGTATGGAGGATATTGAACTATCGTGGGTATATTATTGTTTGAAATTGGTTGTGGGTGAAGGAATTCCACCATAAATAAACCTTGTAGTCAAAATTTGCACGCTTAATGTTTGACGAATTGCCAATTATGGCTAAACCTATGAACGCCTCACTAATAGTTGTTCAATTTGATTATGTTGCTGTAGATTGAATTGCTAAGAGTAGTGGATCATGGTAGTAAtcctaaggaaagctcaaacgaggtatgttagctaaaccccCTTTCTAGAATCGGAATCCATGAGCTCATCGTAAgttccaaatgtggttgtttaaACTTCTATTCCTACTATTCCAAATGTCTTCAATGATTGAAATGCTTAAATTCTTATGTACTCGAGTCACATTCGAATTGACCCTATC is drawn from Nicotiana tomentosiformis chromosome 12, ASM39032v3, whole genome shotgun sequence and contains these coding sequences:
- the LOC138902584 gene encoding uncharacterized protein, which codes for MGIVEVSGVAFTTFQLSKAAYRWWQAYEQGQLVDATPLTWAQFSEMFLREFVLLPDAWRTEFEKLRQGTMLLSEYALRLSELSRHAPALVSIVRERVHKFIKGLSYGLRFSRARELETDTLFQ